From the genome of Neodiprion pinetum isolate iyNeoPine1 chromosome 3, iyNeoPine1.2, whole genome shotgun sequence, one region includes:
- the LOC124213953 gene encoding facilitated trehalose transporter Tret1-like, with amino-acid sequence MGDTSNRGKYTNPEGSATWEYLSTVGCALLTFCIGCICGWSSPSLAILRKPDSPITLSDEDASTMSALTAIGHMLAPAIIILTTDRLGRRISLLASGLPMLICFGLIIVAKDSSVILLGRFFGGISLGFGTAVVPMYLGEIASPKLRGAIGITISITISGGSLFMSIIGPYLSLQTTAYVTSSFVIAALGGLWFVPESPYFLVMVGKMKEAERTLEKLRGKTDVSEEMNLIKKTIGFENNAGKGWERRRNKPNLNVINALKQLVTVSKNLKALIINFLFIFVSHFGGSTVILVYGQIIFADMKTAIPGHVCYIILGILQFISTFLTVFIVDRIGRRPLIFISGTISGTCFLIVGVYFWLMEYGHMDVVSYSMIPFCALLAGMGTLSIGILPVTLVVQSETLDTDIKAIATSLLGVGSGLLAAITLKYYLMIATVWNFGHSVPFTVFALCIWFSTAFILKLLPETKGRTFLEIQTNLAA; translated from the exons ATGGGAGACACTTCGAACAGAGGCAAATACACCAATCCCGAAGGCTCAGCTACGTGGGAGTACCTATCGACCGTGGGAT GTGCCCTCCTTACATTTTGTATCGGTTGCATATGCGGTTGGAGTTCACCGAGCTTGGCCATACTGAGGAAGCCCGATTCGCCAATCACCCTCAGTGACGAGGACGCGTCTACTATGTCAGCCTTAACTGCTATAGGTCACATGCTGGCGCCCGCAATAATCATTCTGACGACTGACAGACTTGGCCGAAGAATCAGCCTGCTGGCTTCTGGTCTCCCAATGTTGATCTGCTTCGGGCTCATCATAGTTGCCAAAGATTCTTCG GTAATCTTGTtgggaagatttttcggtggTATTTCCCTTGGCTTCGGGACAGCCGTTGTACCGATGTATCTCGGTGAAATTGCGTCACCCAAGTTACGAGGGGCGATAGGAATCACCATAAGCATAACGATATCCGGCGGGTCACTGTTCATGTCCATTATCGGGCCGTATCTGTCATTACAAACTACGGCTTACGTGACATCGAGCTTCGTTATTGCCGCTTTGGGCGGCTTGTGGTTCGTTCCAGAGTCCCCGTACTTTCTTGTGATGGTTGGTAAGATGAAGGAAGCAGAGCGCACCCTGGAGAAGCTTCGCGGTAAGACGGATGTCTCGGAAGAGATGAACCTGATCAAGAAAACCATCGGTTTCGAGAATAACGCTGGGAAGGGAtgggaaagaagaagaaataaaccAAACCTAAATGTAATCAACGCCCTTAAGCAGCTCGTCACAgtgtcgaaaaatttgaaagcacTCATAATTAACTTtctatttatatttgtatCGCATTTTGGTGGAAGTACGGTCATATTGGTATACGGGCAGATAATATTCGCGGACATGAAAACTGCCATCCCCGGTCACGTATGCTATATCATACTTGGTATCCTCCAGTTCATCAGCACCTTTCTGACTGTGTTCATCGTTGACAGAATTGGTCGGAGGCCTCTCATCTTTATCTCGGGCACAATTAGTGGCACTTGCTTCCTTATTGTCGGTGTCTACTTCTGGCTCATGGAGTACGGTCACATGGACGTTGTTTCGTACTCGATGATCCCTTTCTGCGCCTTGCTAGCTGGAATGGGTACTTTGAGCATTGGTATACTGCCAGTGACGTTAGTCGTACAGTCCGAAACGCTCGACACCGATATCAAGGCAATTGCAACCTCCTTGCTAGGTGTTGGCAGTGGATTGCTGGCGGCCATTACTTTAAAATACTACCTCATGATTGCAACGGTCTGGAACTTCGGTCACTCGGTACCCTTCACTGTTTTTGCCTTATGCATCTGGTTCTCCACAGCATTCATACTAAAACTACTTCCTGAAACGAAAGGCCGAACCTTCCTCGAGATCCAAACAAACCTGGCCGCCTGA